In Devosia sp. XK-2, one DNA window encodes the following:
- a CDS encoding invasion associated locus B family protein: MTTKTGGLILGLAVATVMALAPAAQAQQATELGTFNAWSAYTASDQSGQLCFIIGEPQRSEPTGVNRDPVKFLIVHRKGMGSKNEVQTQIGYPYNTSDAKASASVDGKSYVMAARGSTAWLASSSDEPGFVAAFKAGNQLVVRGTSQRGTDTVDTYSLSGATAAMNAIDAACQ, encoded by the coding sequence ATGACGACGAAAACCGGTGGCCTCATCCTTGGGCTCGCGGTGGCAACGGTCATGGCTCTGGCCCCGGCCGCTCAGGCCCAGCAGGCCACCGAGCTGGGCACGTTCAACGCCTGGTCCGCCTATACGGCGAGCGATCAGAGCGGTCAGCTCTGTTTTATCATTGGGGAGCCGCAGCGCAGCGAACCCACAGGCGTCAACCGCGACCCGGTCAAGTTCCTGATCGTGCACCGCAAGGGCATGGGCTCGAAAAACGAGGTCCAGACCCAGATCGGCTACCCCTATAATACCAGCGATGCCAAGGCCTCGGCCTCGGTCGATGGCAAGAGCTATGTCATGGCCGCCCGCGGTTCGACGGCCTGGCTGGCCTCGAGCAGCGATGAGCCCGGATTTGTCGCCGCCTTCAAGGCCGGCAATCAGCTTGTGGTGCGCGGCACCAGCCAGCGCGGCACCGATACGGTCGATACCTATTCCCTTTCCGGCGCCACCGCGGCGATGAATGCCATCGATGCGGCCTGCCAGTAA
- the thpR gene encoding RNA 2',3'-cyclic phosphodiesterase, with product MPRLFTGLEIPAEVGFALSLKRGGLSGARWIDPDNYHITLRFIGDVDGNTADEVVDSLDRLSNSLQFPIRLTHLGTFGGDKPRALYAGVEPSEALNRLQAAHERVLQRAGLPPEGRKFVPHVSLARLRGTTAEDVARFLAEAARFEPLSFVPARFVLFSSRDSVGGGPYLVEQSYPLAA from the coding sequence ATGCCCCGGCTCTTTACCGGCCTCGAAATCCCCGCCGAGGTGGGATTTGCCCTCTCGCTCAAGCGGGGCGGCCTTTCCGGCGCCCGCTGGATCGATCCGGACAATTATCACATCACCCTGCGCTTTATCGGCGATGTCGATGGCAATACGGCCGATGAGGTGGTCGATAGTCTCGACCGGCTGTCCAATTCGCTGCAATTCCCCATCCGGCTCACGCATCTGGGCACGTTTGGCGGCGACAAGCCGCGCGCGCTTTATGCAGGGGTGGAGCCATCGGAAGCGCTCAACCGGCTGCAGGCGGCCCATGAGCGGGTGTTGCAAAGGGCGGGCCTGCCGCCCGAGGGGCGCAAATTCGTGCCGCATGTATCGCTGGCGCGCTTGCGCGGCACCACGGCCGAGGATGTGGCGCGCTTTCTCGCAGAGGCGGCCCGATTCGAACCGCTCAGTTTCGTGCCGGCGCGGTTCGTGCTGTTTTCCAGCCGGGATTCGGTTGGGGGCGGTCCCTATCTTGTGGAACAAAGCTACCCGCTGGCGGCGTGA
- a CDS encoding Bax inhibitor-1/YccA family protein, with protein sequence MAEYDRQTLGARAGSALAIDEGLRSYMLRVYNYMGLGLVVTGLVAFFTSQWAMSSQANAELLYGSPLAWVIMLSPLAFVLVLSFGINKLSVGASQAIFWAFAAVMGLSLSSIFLVYTGASIAKVFFITAATFGAMSLYGYTTKRDLTGMGNFLMMGLIGIIIASIVNIFLGSSMLDFAISVLGVLIFTGLTAYDTQKIKESYSEAYGADVMAKNAIMGALSLYLDFINLFLMLLRLFGNRE encoded by the coding sequence ATGGCTGAATATGACCGTCAGACCCTCGGTGCGCGGGCCGGCTCGGCCTTGGCCATCGACGAGGGCCTTCGCAGCTATATGCTGCGTGTCTACAATTATATGGGCCTCGGCCTGGTGGTAACGGGCCTGGTGGCCTTTTTCACCAGCCAGTGGGCCATGTCGAGCCAGGCGAACGCCGAGCTGCTTTATGGCAGCCCGCTGGCCTGGGTGATCATGCTCTCGCCGCTGGCCTTCGTGCTGGTCTTGAGCTTCGGCATCAACAAGCTGTCCGTGGGCGCGTCCCAGGCGATCTTCTGGGCCTTCGCGGCCGTGATGGGCCTGTCGCTGTCGTCCATCTTCCTGGTCTATACCGGCGCTTCGATCGCCAAGGTGTTCTTCATCACCGCCGCCACTTTCGGCGCGATGAGCCTTTACGGCTATACCACCAAGCGCGACCTGACCGGCATGGGCAACTTCCTGATGATGGGCCTGATCGGCATCATCATCGCCTCGATCGTGAACATCTTCCTTGGCTCGTCCATGCTCGATTTCGCGATCTCGGTGCTGGGCGTGCTGATCTTTACCGGTCTGACCGCCTATGACACCCAGAAGATCAAGGAAAGCTATTCGGAAGCCTATGGTGCCGACGTAATGGCCAAGAATGCCATTATGGGTGCGCTCTCGCTCTATCTCGACTTCATCAACCTCTTCCTGATGCTGCTCCGCCTGTTCGGCAATCGCGAGTAG
- a CDS encoding N-acetyltransferase family protein — protein sequence MSDYLLRPFSWSDVPAITAIYRHYVYHSVATFDLDAPGETFFAEKFGHMLELGHPIVIAQGQDGAVLGYSYASVYRPRPAYRFTCENSVYCAPDAQGRGLGRAMMEAVIEQSRAFGFKQMIAVITAEGTGSIRLHEKLGFRHIGLHEKLGFKFDRWLDIVHMQKAL from the coding sequence ATGTCCGACTATCTGCTGCGCCCCTTTTCCTGGTCCGATGTCCCCGCGATCACGGCGATCTATCGTCACTATGTCTATCATTCGGTGGCGACCTTCGATCTCGACGCGCCGGGCGAAACCTTCTTCGCCGAGAAATTCGGCCATATGCTCGAACTGGGCCATCCCATCGTCATCGCCCAGGGCCAGGACGGGGCCGTGCTGGGCTATTCCTATGCCTCGGTCTATCGGCCGCGCCCGGCCTATCGCTTCACCTGCGAGAACTCGGTCTATTGCGCGCCCGATGCCCAGGGCCGGGGCCTGGGACGAGCGATGATGGAGGCTGTGATCGAGCAATCGCGCGCCTTCGGCTTCAAGCAGATGATCGCCGTCATCACCGCCGAAGGCACCGGTTCAATCCGCCTGCATGAAAAGCTCGGCTTCCGCCATATCGGCCTGCACGAAAAGCTCGGCTTCAAATTCGACCGCTGGCTCGACATCGTCCATATGCAAAAGGCGCTTTAG
- a CDS encoding putative immunity protein: MISVQTLSEADRRLVADWAAACAERVLWIFEAEKPDDDRPRAAIARARAYARGALDTATEIRARFGGGSAARGVSPAAAAAARSAGQASAVCHMGAHALGAAAYAVKAISLAAPDQPHLVDVEIDWQLGQVTADMRMALRTLPAIGTDRSGPLGPGLLASGQMKRIIGRLQARLA, from the coding sequence ATGATCTCGGTGCAAACGCTCAGCGAAGCCGATCGCCGCCTTGTCGCGGATTGGGCCGCCGCCTGTGCGGAACGGGTGCTTTGGATATTCGAGGCCGAAAAGCCCGACGATGATCGCCCCCGCGCCGCCATTGCCCGGGCAAGGGCCTATGCCCGCGGCGCGCTCGATACGGCGACTGAAATTCGGGCCAGGTTTGGTGGCGGGAGCGCGGCGCGCGGCGTGTCTCCGGCGGCAGCGGCGGCCGCCCGATCGGCCGGCCAGGCCTCAGCGGTCTGTCACATGGGCGCGCATGCTTTGGGTGCGGCGGCCTATGCCGTCAAGGCGATCAGCCTTGCCGCACCCGACCAACCCCACCTTGTCGATGTCGAGATCGATTGGCAGCTGGGGCAGGTGACGGCCGATATGCGCATGGCGCTGCGCACTTTACCCGCGATCGGTACGGACCGGTCCGGGCCATTGGGGCCCGGGCTCCTGGCTTCAGGGCAAATGAAGCGGATCATCGGGCGCCTGCAGGCCCGGCTCGCCTGA
- a CDS encoding GNAT family N-acetyltransferase, whose protein sequence is MSLVIRPARAEDVPAISEVLIASITQLCHADHHDDPQMIAEWTANKTPSGIADMLAREGFFMVVAELEGEIAAVGATTASGEIALNYVAPDARFRGISKALLAHMEADLIARGFAEGRLKATATAKAFYRAQGWSLDALPDGSTACFAMHKMLDRSA, encoded by the coding sequence GTGAGCCTTGTCATCCGTCCGGCGCGGGCGGAGGATGTGCCGGCCATCAGCGAGGTCCTGATCGCCTCGATCACCCAGCTCTGCCATGCCGACCACCATGACGATCCGCAGATGATTGCCGAATGGACGGCCAACAAGACGCCTTCGGGCATTGCCGACATGCTGGCGCGAGAGGGCTTTTTCATGGTGGTGGCCGAACTGGAGGGGGAGATCGCGGCTGTGGGTGCCACCACTGCGTCCGGCGAAATCGCCCTCAATTATGTGGCGCCGGATGCCCGGTTCCGCGGGATCAGCAAAGCCCTTCTCGCCCATATGGAGGCCGATCTCATCGCCCGCGGCTTTGCCGAGGGGCGGCTCAAGGCCACGGCCACCGCAAAAGCCTTTTACCGCGCGCAGGGCTGGTCGCTCGATGCCTTGCCCGATGGCAGCACGGCCTGCTTTGCCATGCATAAGATGTTGGATCGGTCGGCCTGA
- a CDS encoding DUF2794 domain-containing protein has translation MALVHVGEPASQPNRPVQPIVAFDRRELMQILAVYGRKVGQGEWRDYAMDFLKDRALFSIYARVSERPLFVVEKNPKLRNRQGQFMVTNQQGRILKRGHDLAQVLRVLDPDLAVVG, from the coding sequence CTGGCGCTGGTGCATGTGGGCGAGCCTGCCAGCCAGCCCAACCGGCCTGTGCAGCCCATCGTGGCTTTCGACCGCAGGGAGCTGATGCAGATCCTGGCCGTTTACGGCCGCAAGGTGGGCCAGGGCGAATGGCGCGATTATGCCATGGATTTCCTCAAGGACAGGGCGCTGTTTTCCATCTATGCGCGGGTCTCGGAGCGCCCGCTTTTCGTGGTCGAGAAGAACCCCAAATTGCGCAATCGCCAGGGCCAGTTCATGGTCACCAATCAGCAGGGCCGTATCCTGAAACGCGGGCACGACCTGGCCCAAGTGCTGCGGGTGCTCGATCCCGATCTGGCGGTGGTGGGGTGA
- a CDS encoding DUF1223 domain-containing protein — protein sequence MNFRRFSGCIIGIFMGLALVGSAGAQSVRLNPKAVVELFTSQGCASCPPADALLTSLADRDDLLALAYHVDYWDYIGWEDTFGDKGFSDRQRGYAKSWGSSRIFTPQMVINGAEGVVGSRRDEVYDAVASAQLPLEISLTAHGDMLKLSVPADAALEDASIWLVRYLDRADVAIEKGENAGKSMVYTQVVVNRQVVGVWEATEGAEIKLPLDQFQDGDNGGVAILIQPERNGLPGPILGAAAYSF from the coding sequence ATGAATTTTCGCCGCTTCTCGGGATGCATTATCGGCATATTTATGGGACTGGCCCTCGTGGGGTCAGCCGGCGCCCAATCGGTGCGCCTCAACCCCAAGGCGGTGGTGGAGCTCTTTACCAGCCAGGGTTGCGCTTCCTGTCCACCCGCCGATGCGCTGCTGACCAGCCTTGCCGACCGGGACGACCTGTTGGCCCTGGCCTATCACGTGGACTATTGGGACTATATCGGCTGGGAAGATACCTTTGGCGACAAAGGTTTTTCGGACCGTCAGCGCGGCTATGCCAAAAGCTGGGGGTCGTCGCGTATCTTCACCCCGCAAATGGTCATCAATGGCGCCGAGGGTGTTGTCGGCTCGCGGCGCGACGAGGTCTATGATGCCGTGGCCTCGGCGCAATTGCCGCTCGAGATCTCGCTCACGGCCCATGGCGATATGCTCAAGCTGTCGGTGCCGGCCGATGCGGCGCTGGAAGATGCTTCGATCTGGCTGGTCCGCTATCTCGATCGGGCCGATGTGGCCATCGAGAAGGGCGAAAATGCCGGAAAATCCATGGTCTATACCCAGGTCGTGGTCAATCGGCAGGTTGTGGGCGTGTGGGAAGCCACCGAAGGCGCGGAAATCAAACTGCCGCTCGACCAGTTCCAGGACGGCGACAATGGCGGCGTGGCCATCCTCATCCAGCCCGAGCGCAATGGCCTGCCCGGGCCGATCCTGGGTGCTGCCGCCTATAGTTTCTGA
- the acnA gene encoding aconitate hydratase AcnA: protein MVTQIDSFKSKSTLTVGGKTYTYYSIVEAEKNGLAGVSKLPGSMKVVLENLLRFEDNRTVTKADIEAVAAWLVSRTSEHEISYRPARVLMQDFTGVPAVVDLAAMRDATAKLGANPQKINPLVPVDLVIDHSVMVDSYGTPLAFNQNVELEYERNGERYEFLRWGQSAFDNFRVVPPGTGICHQVNLEYLAQTVWTKTENGETVAYPDTLVGTDSHTTMVNGLAVLGWGVGGIEAEAAMLGQPITMLIPEVVGFKLTGKINEGITATDLVLTVTEMLRKKGVVGKFVEFYGPGLDYLSLEDQATIANMAPEYGATCGYFPVDADTLKFLTTTGRDPDRVALVEAYSKAQGMFRTSDSPDPVFTSTLELDLSTVVPSLSGPKRPQDRVALKDVTSTFAKALPELAGGRAERTRLPDSNGEARYVDEGATGVDDIPEEAAFPVTGTDYHIDDGSVVIAAITSCTNTSNPSVLVAAGLVARKARALGLNSKPWVKTSLAPGSQVVTDYLTAAGLQDDLDAIGFNLVGYGCTTCIGNSGPLPQAISDCINEHKLVAASVLSGNRNFEGRVNPDVRANYLASPPLVVAYALLGTLNVDITTEPLGTGKDGKPVYLKDIWPTNHEVAEIVRQHVHADMFRSRYSDVFKGDTHWQSIAVEGGETYGWNSSSTYVQNPPYFEDLTMEPKPVTDVVSARVLALFLDSITTDHISPAGSFKPATPAGQYLTERQVAPKDFNSYGARRGNHEVMMRGTFANIRIKNMMLDGVEGGFTKGPSGEQMPIYDAAMAYQKKGTPLVIFAGKEYGTGSSRDWAAKGTNLLGVKAVIAQSFERIHRSNLVGMGVIPLQFKDGESWQSLGLDGSETVDIVGVESIEPRAMVKVKITRPNGEVLNVETRCRIDTANELDYFKNGGILHYVLRSLVAA, encoded by the coding sequence ATCGTGACACAGATAGACAGCTTCAAATCCAAGTCGACGCTCACGGTCGGCGGCAAGACCTATACCTATTATTCCATTGTCGAGGCCGAAAAGAACGGCCTTGCCGGCGTCTCCAAGCTGCCCGGTTCGATGAAGGTGGTGCTGGAAAACCTGCTGCGCTTTGAAGACAATCGCACTGTGACCAAGGCCGATATCGAAGCGGTGGCGGCATGGCTGGTGTCGCGCACCAGCGAACATGAAATTTCCTATCGTCCGGCGCGCGTGCTGATGCAGGACTTTACCGGCGTGCCCGCCGTGGTGGATCTTGCCGCCATGCGCGACGCCACGGCCAAGCTCGGTGCCAATCCGCAAAAGATCAATCCGCTGGTGCCGGTTGACCTGGTCATCGACCATTCGGTCATGGTGGACAGCTATGGTACGCCTTTGGCGTTCAACCAGAATGTCGAGCTCGAATATGAGCGCAATGGCGAGCGCTATGAATTCCTGCGCTGGGGCCAGTCTGCATTCGACAATTTCCGCGTCGTGCCGCCCGGCACCGGCATTTGCCACCAGGTGAACCTGGAATATCTGGCCCAGACCGTCTGGACCAAGACAGAAAATGGCGAGACCGTCGCCTATCCCGACACCCTGGTGGGCACCGACTCGCACACCACCATGGTCAATGGCCTGGCCGTGCTCGGCTGGGGTGTGGGCGGCATCGAGGCCGAAGCGGCCATGTTGGGCCAGCCGATCACCATGCTGATCCCCGAAGTTGTGGGCTTCAAGCTTACCGGCAAGATCAATGAAGGCATTACCGCCACTGACCTGGTGCTGACCGTCACCGAAATGCTGCGCAAGAAGGGCGTGGTCGGCAAATTCGTCGAATTCTACGGCCCGGGCCTTGATTATCTCAGCCTCGAAGACCAGGCGACCATCGCCAATATGGCGCCCGAATATGGCGCCACCTGTGGCTATTTCCCGGTCGACGCCGATACGCTCAAATTCCTCACCACGACCGGCCGCGACCCCGATCGCGTGGCCCTGGTCGAGGCCTATTCCAAGGCCCAGGGCATGTTCCGCACTTCGGACAGCCCCGATCCGGTCTTCACTTCGACCCTGGAGCTCGATCTCTCCACCGTCGTGCCCTCGCTTTCGGGCCCCAAGCGTCCGCAGGACCGTGTTGCCCTCAAGGATGTGACTTCGACCTTTGCCAAGGCGCTGCCCGAACTGGCCGGTGGCCGTGCCGAGCGCACCCGCCTGCCCGACAGCAATGGTGAGGCGCGCTATGTCGATGAAGGCGCCACTGGCGTCGACGACATTCCCGAAGAAGCCGCCTTCCCGGTCACAGGCACCGATTATCATATCGACGATGGTTCGGTGGTGATCGCGGCCATTACCTCGTGCACCAATACCTCGAACCCCTCGGTGCTGGTGGCGGCCGGGCTGGTTGCCCGCAAGGCGCGGGCGCTGGGCCTTAATTCCAAGCCCTGGGTCAAGACCTCGCTGGCACCCGGATCGCAGGTGGTCACCGATTACCTGACCGCTGCGGGCCTGCAGGACGATCTCGACGCCATCGGCTTTAACCTGGTGGGCTATGGCTGCACCACCTGTATCGGCAATTCGGGCCCGCTGCCGCAGGCCATTTCCGATTGCATCAATGAGCACAAGCTGGTGGCCGCCTCGGTCTTGTCGGGCAACCGCAATTTCGAGGGTCGCGTGAACCCCGATGTCCGCGCCAACTACCTGGCCTCGCCGCCGCTGGTTGTGGCCTATGCGCTGCTCGGCACGCTCAATGTCGATATCACCACCGAGCCGCTCGGTACGGGCAAGGATGGCAAGCCGGTCTATCTCAAGGATATCTGGCCCACCAATCACGAAGTGGCCGAGATCGTGCGTCAGCACGTCCATGCCGACATGTTCCGCTCGCGCTATTCGGACGTGTTCAAGGGTGACACGCACTGGCAGTCCATCGCCGTGGAAGGCGGTGAGACCTATGGCTGGAACTCGTCGTCCACCTATGTGCAGAATCCGCCCTATTTCGAAGACCTGACCATGGAACCCAAGCCGGTGACCGATGTGGTCTCGGCCCGCGTCCTGGCGCTGTTCCTCGATTCGATCACCACCGACCACATTTCGCCGGCCGGTTCGTTCAAGCCGGCAACCCCGGCTGGTCAGTACCTGACCGAGCGGCAGGTGGCTCCAAAGGATTTCAACTCCTATGGCGCCCGCCGCGGCAATCACGAGGTGATGATGCGCGGCACCTTTGCCAATATCCGCATCAAGAACATGATGCTCGATGGGGTCGAGGGCGGCTTCACCAAGGGCCCGTCGGGCGAGCAGATGCCGATCTATGATGCGGCCATGGCCTATCAGAAAAAGGGCACGCCACTGGTGATCTTTGCCGGCAAGGAATATGGCACCGGCTCCTCGCGCGACTGGGCGGCCAAGGGCACCAACCTTCTGGGCGTCAAGGCGGTCATCGCGCAGAGCTTTGAGCGAATTCACCGCTCCAACCTGGTCGGCATGGGCGTCATTCCGCTGCAGTTCAAGGATGGCGAGAGCTGGCAGAGCCTGGGTCTCGATGGCAGCGAGACCGTCGATATTGTCGGCGTCGAGAGCATCGAGCCGCGCGCCATGGTCAAGGTCAAGATCACCCGGCCAAACGGCGAAGTGCTCAATGTCGAAACCCGCTGCCGCATCGATACCGCCAATGAGCTGGACTATTTCAAGAATGGCGGCATCCTGCACTATGTGTTGCGGAGCCTGGTGGCGGCGTAA
- the ccmA gene encoding heme ABC exporter ATP-binding protein CcmA: MTQRQVQHPIILKTEALACGRGETILARDLDLEVPAGTGLLLRGPNGAGKSTLLLTLAGLLAPLGGHIHFEGAGPDDGPLMHHCGHRNAVRPRLSVLQTLRFWAEINGTGQVPCEAALDRVGLGRTAHLDAGYLSAGQQRRLVLARLLVSPRPVWLLDEPSAALDTQGQALLAKLLTEHFAAGGLAVIATHDDIALPQLTTLNLGAPA, encoded by the coding sequence ATGACGCAAAGGCAAGTCCAGCACCCGATAATTCTCAAGACTGAGGCGCTTGCCTGCGGTCGGGGCGAGACAATTCTTGCCCGCGATCTCGATCTCGAGGTGCCGGCCGGGACCGGGCTGCTGCTGCGCGGCCCCAATGGCGCGGGTAAATCCACCCTGCTGCTGACCCTGGCCGGTCTGCTTGCACCGCTTGGCGGTCATATTCATTTTGAGGGTGCAGGCCCTGACGATGGGCCCCTGATGCACCATTGCGGACATCGCAACGCCGTGCGGCCGCGCTTGAGCGTCCTCCAGACGCTGCGCTTCTGGGCCGAGATCAATGGCACGGGCCAAGTGCCGTGCGAAGCCGCGCTCGACCGCGTGGGCCTCGGCCGGACAGCCCATCTCGATGCCGGCTATCTTTCTGCCGGCCAACAGCGCCGCCTGGTTTTGGCGCGCCTATTGGTGTCGCCCCGCCCGGTCTGGCTGCTCGACGAGCCCAGCGCCGCTCTCGACACCCAGGGCCAGGCCTTGCTGGCAAAGCTGCTGACCGAACATTTCGCGGCCGGTGGGCTGGCGGTCATCGCCACCCATGACGATATCGCCCTGCCCCAATTGACCACCCTCAATCTGGGAGCCCCGGCATGA
- the ccmB gene encoding heme exporter protein CcmB — MSGFLGVLKRDLRLSLAGGGEVMTLVLFFIIVGAIVPFAVGPDRLLLARIAPGIIWIAAFLAMLLGLDRLFRPDRDDGTLALYRLADMSMASAVAAKVIAHWLTAALPLILASPFLAMILAMDGPTFARTLLSLLIGTPALAAFGTFGAAITVAVRRGGLLAPILIAPLCVPVLIFGVGAIAPLGGPDQATNAMLLLAALSLMACALSPFAAALAIDWGEE, encoded by the coding sequence ATGAGCGGCTTTCTTGGCGTCCTCAAGCGCGACTTGCGCCTGAGCCTGGCCGGCGGCGGCGAGGTGATGACGCTGGTGCTGTTCTTCATCATTGTCGGCGCCATCGTCCCCTTCGCCGTCGGCCCGGACCGGCTGCTGCTGGCCCGCATCGCCCCCGGCATCATCTGGATCGCGGCATTCCTGGCCATGCTGCTGGGCCTTGACCGCCTGTTCCGGCCCGACCGCGACGACGGCACCCTGGCGCTCTACCGGCTGGCCGACATGTCCATGGCCAGCGCAGTTGCCGCAAAAGTGATCGCCCATTGGCTGACCGCCGCCCTGCCCCTGATCCTCGCATCGCCCTTTCTGGCCATGATCCTGGCCATGGACGGCCCGACCTTTGCCCGCACCCTATTGTCGCTGTTGATCGGCACACCGGCCCTGGCCGCCTTCGGCACCTTCGGAGCCGCCATAACCGTGGCCGTGCGGCGCGGCGGGCTGCTCGCGCCCATCCTCATCGCGCCGCTTTGCGTGCCGGTGCTGATCTTCGGGGTTGGCGCCATCGCGCCTCTTGGCGGGCCCGACCAGGCGACAAATGCCATGCTCCTGCTTGCGGCACTCAGTCTCATGGCCTGCGCCCTGTCTCCCTTTGCCGCCGCACTTGCGATAGACTGGGGAGAAGAGTAG
- a CDS encoding heme ABC transporter permease, whose product MNLDGTDDIPKLSWWNRLAHPGQFMGWTRPLIWPLVAVTAVLFLLGLWFAFFNSPADYQMGDTVRIMYVHVPTAWLSQFVYAAMAVSALGTLVWRHPLADVSMKAAAPLGAAFTAMALFTGSMWGRPTWGTFWEWDGRMTSTLILLFIYLGIIALWRAFDDQLRAARIVAVFTLVGAVNVPIIKFSVDWWSTLHQPASVFRPDGPTMPASLLTPLFIMFFAFTLLFVTLQLVAMHTEIRRRRLVTLERRAARGEAA is encoded by the coding sequence ATGAATCTAGACGGCACTGATGACATCCCCAAACTGAGCTGGTGGAACCGGCTGGCCCATCCCGGCCAGTTCATGGGCTGGACCCGGCCGCTGATCTGGCCGCTGGTGGCTGTCACAGCAGTGCTGTTCCTGCTGGGCCTGTGGTTCGCCTTCTTCAATTCGCCCGCCGACTACCAGATGGGCGATACGGTGCGCATCATGTATGTGCATGTGCCCACCGCCTGGCTCAGCCAGTTCGTCTATGCCGCCATGGCGGTTTCGGCGCTGGGCACGCTGGTCTGGCGGCACCCGCTGGCCGATGTGTCGATGAAAGCCGCCGCGCCCCTGGGCGCCGCCTTTACCGCTATGGCGCTGTTTACCGGCTCCATGTGGGGCCGCCCGACCTGGGGCACGTTCTGGGAATGGGACGGGCGCATGACCTCGACGCTCATCCTGCTTTTTATCTATCTGGGGATCATCGCCCTGTGGCGCGCCTTCGATGATCAATTGCGGGCCGCGCGTATTGTCGCGGTCTTCACCCTTGTCGGCGCGGTCAATGTGCCCATCATCAAATTCTCGGTCGATTGGTGGTCGACGCTGCACCAGCCCGCCAGCGTCTTCCGCCCGGACGGGCCAACCATGCCGGCCTCCCTGCTGACGCCGCTTTTCATCATGTTCTTTGCCTTCACCCTGCTTTTCGTCACCCTGCAATTGGTGGCCATGCATACCGAAATCCGCCGGCGCCGCCTGGTGACGCTTGAGCGCCGCGCCGCACGTGGAGAGGCCGCATGA
- the ccmD gene encoding heme exporter protein CcmD, translated as MIALGEHAQFIIAAYAGIFLGLALLIGWIVFDARRVKARLETLGDKRG; from the coding sequence ATGATCGCGCTGGGGGAACATGCCCAATTCATCATCGCCGCCTATGCCGGCATATTTCTCGGCCTGGCGCTGCTGATCGGCTGGATCGTTTTCGATGCAAGGCGGGTCAAGGCGCGGCTGGAAACACTCGGGGACAAACGCGGCTGA
- a CDS encoding DsbE family thiol:disulfide interchange protein, with the protein MRYVLFALPLILLVALVSVFAFSIDRDASLVRSVLIDKPAPAFDLPPVEGLDVPGFDTAALEGEVTVVNVFASWCIPCRDEHPLLEALKAETGVRLFGINHSDAPENARAFLAELGNPYDAVGADRDRRVSIDWGVYGVPETFLVDAEGVITYKHVGPLTPSAIETELLPALERARS; encoded by the coding sequence ATGCGCTATGTCCTTTTTGCCCTGCCCCTGATCCTCTTGGTGGCGCTGGTCTCGGTTTTCGCCTTTTCGATCGATCGCGATGCGAGCCTGGTCCGCTCGGTGTTGATCGACAAGCCGGCCCCGGCCTTCGACCTCCCGCCGGTCGAGGGCCTGGATGTGCCCGGTTTCGACACTGCCGCGCTTGAAGGCGAAGTCACCGTGGTCAATGTCTTTGCCTCCTGGTGCATTCCCTGCCGCGACGAGCATCCCCTGCTCGAAGCGCTCAAGGCCGAGACCGGCGTGCGCCTGTTCGGCATCAATCATTCCGACGCGCCGGAAAACGCCCGGGCATTCCTGGCCGAATTGGGCAATCCCTATGACGCTGTGGGGGCCGACCGCGATCGCCGCGTTTCCATCGACTGGGGTGTCTATGGCGTCCCCGAGACCTTTCTGGTCGATGCCGAGGGGGTCATCACCTATAAGCATGTCGGCCCTTTGACGCCTTCGGCTATTGAAACCGAACTGCTTCCCGCCCTAGAACGGGCCCGGAGCTGA
- a CDS encoding DUF1674 domain-containing protein, with protein MSEQEKSSPEPDTAQEEKALSPAAQRALAEAEARRQQIDAATAMAPREKGGRGGLEPVRYGDWEIKGLTSDF; from the coding sequence ATGAGCGAGCAGGAGAAGAGTTCACCGGAGCCTGACACGGCCCAAGAGGAAAAGGCCCTGAGCCCGGCGGCGCAGCGTGCCCTGGCCGAAGCCGAGGCCCGGCGGCAGCAGATCGATGCGGCGACCGCCATGGCCCCCAGGGAAAAAGGCGGCCGCGGCGGGCTGGAACCGGTGCGTTATGGCGATTGGGAAATCAAGGGCCTGACCAGCGACTTCTAG